One Sediminicola sp. YIK13 DNA segment encodes these proteins:
- a CDS encoding DUF6122 family protein, translating into MLRFLMHYGIHFLVPLAIGLYFYKDNRFWAVLILLAGILIDLDHLVASPIFDSTRCSVGFHPLHSYWAIMLYIGFLFFKKTRIVGLALCIHIIADTADCLLM; encoded by the coding sequence ATGCTTAGATTCTTAATGCATTACGGCATACATTTTTTGGTCCCTTTAGCCATCGGACTCTACTTTTATAAAGACAATAGGTTTTGGGCAGTGTTGATTCTTTTGGCAGGGATCCTAATTGATCTGGACCACCTTGTTGCCAGCCCAATTTTTGATAGTACGCGCTGTAGTGTTGGATTCCACCCTTTACACTCGTATTGGGCCATTATGCTCTATATTGGATTTTTATTCTTCAAGAAAACCCGAATCGTGGGCCTTGCCTTGTGTATTCACATTATTGCGGATACGGCGGACTGCCTTTTGATGTAG